The genome window gtttatatttttttcgtaTATTAATTCAATCATCCGGTTTGTCTGGGTTATTTACCATATAAAATTATACAATGAGTTGGCCAGACCTTATCAATACTACCTGCCGGGAAAACTACACCTACTTTGACTCTTCGGATTACCTACGCAATGCATATCATGTCACAGCAATATTTACAGTCCCTCTTTCAATTCTGGCATTttatataatattaaaaaagacTCTAAGTAGAATGAAAACCATGAAAGTGCCtcttttaatatttcatttttggagcACAAACCTTGATTTAATGTTCACCGTATACACGGCTCCCTATATATTCATCCCGACCGCTTCTGGGATAACACTCGGAGTTCTAGGATGGCTGGGTGTCAGAGTCAGATGGCAGGCCTACTGGGGTCACTTTTCTGTGATGAGTAGGTGACCAATAGGCTCTAGGGAAACAATTACGCTgccttaaaaattttcagtgctcGGTGTGAGCTTCATAATATTGTATGAAAACCGACAAAGTCAAATTTCAACGGTGAAGTTTAAAATCCAAGGGAAACAAACTCGTATATTATATTTTGCCTTTAAAAGTGTATTCTCGTTTTTTATATTGCTTCCATTCTATATAAATAACTCGGATCAGGTGGAGTTGAGGAAAACCGTGTTAAAGGTACATTCAGCGGTTAGCAATccccacattttttgattacaGCAAATACCGTGCCCCACGATCGAGTTTTTTGACTCCAAAACATATGTCCTATTGGAACCAGACGAAATCCTCCCGTTATTTTCTAATATTATCGGATTTGGGGGTATTCTTGCTGAGGTGCTTTTCTTCCTATTTCACACTGTATACCATCTGACGATGGTAGGGAACACATCAATTTCAGAgtcaacaagaaaaatgcagaggaagtttttgaaatatgtctCGTTACAGGTATGTTACAGGATGATCAGTTGTTGTAATTAGTAGGTCACTGTGTTAACTAGTTTTTAAAGTACAAATTCCCAGTAGCCCTACATTTTCACAGTAGTCCAGTTTATAATGTGCACATAGGACCTTCTAAAATATGTTTAACCAGAAATCTAAAACAAGGTAGTTTCAGATCTCAATTCCCTTGATAGCAATTGTGTTCCCAGTCTTATTCTCTTTGTATGCGGGCACGATGAGCTATTATAATCAAGGTAAGCTTTAAACACGGAAGTTTTAATGGGTTCGACGtgaaaaactgatattttttgagGCTTTACTTATAATTTAATCTAGATGGATATTCCAATAGGAACAGGTGAATTTTAACGTTAAAGTTTTCAGCAGCTAACAACAACGCGATGATAATTATGGCTAATCACGGATTGCTGAGCACCTGCTGCACACTTTCCATCTATCAACCGTATAGAGGTTTTATTTTGGGCAAATTAACAGGAAATCCGGTGGAAGTATCCCCAGTGAACATAATACCAGTTATTTCTTCATGATTAACAATttataaatgatttttgaattaatgaaTCTTTAtgtgatgattttttttagttgatcGGACGTCGAACATTTGATGTAgaaagaaaaactttaaattttgtaaattctcTCGAaactgttttcatttttgaattttacagtcagttttctcaaaaattgggcGTGACATTTGTCGGCgacagctgaaaaa of Caenorhabditis elegans chromosome II contains these proteins:
- the srh-59 gene encoding Serpentine Receptor, class H (Partially confirmed by transcript evidence) — its product is MSWPDLINTTCRENYTYFDSSDYLRNAYHVTAIFTVPLSILAFYIILKKTLSRMKTMKVPLLIFHFWSTNLDLMFTVYTAPYIFIPTASGITLGVLGWLGVRVRWQAYWGHFSVMMLGVSFIILYENRQSQISTVKFKIQGKQTRILYFAFKSVFSFFILLPFYINNSDQVELRKTVLKQIPCPTIEFFDSKTYVLLEPDEILPLFSNIIGFGGILAEVLFFLFHTVYHLTMVGNTSISESTRKMQRKFLKYVSLQISIPLIAIVFPVLFSLYAGTMSYYNQAANNNAMIIMANHGLLSTCCTLSIYQPYRGFILGKLTGNPVEVSPVNIIPVISS